A segment of the Vallitalea longa genome:
TTAACAAAGAACTTACTATTTGAAACACCTCCCCAAGTGGAATTAGCAAAATTAGTTAATACTTTGAAGACTGTTTCTTCAAGACTGATTAGGAAAAAACATAGTGAATATTTAAAAGAATATTACTATAAACCCGTATTTTGGAGTAGAAGTTATTGCATTTTAACAACTGGAGGAGCAACAATAGAAATGATTGAGAAATATATTCGCCCTCAAGCAGGAGTTAAAGATTAAAAACCGTTCCGATTCATCTCC
Coding sequences within it:
- the tnpA gene encoding IS200/IS605 family transposase; the encoded protein is LTKNLLFETPPQVELAKLVNTLKTVSSRLIRKKHSEYLKEYYYKPVFWSRSYCILTTGGATIEMIEKYIRPQAGVKD